The genome window CGCGGTGCAGGCGCTGAACTCGGCCGTCTTTTTCCTGATGCCGCGCCCGCCCGTAACGGTTTACAGCGCGCGCTGGCTCATAGCCGAAGTGACCGAAACGACGCGCGCCGTCTTCGCCGTTCCCGAGGCGGAGCGGCAGGTCGCCGCAAGAGAATTCGCAACCCGCACCGGCCTCGAAATCCGCTGGCACCCGCGCGAAATGGCCCCGCCGCCCCCTCCGCCCGACTTTCCGCTCACCGGACGCCGCTCGTTCCATGAAAGGATCCGCGCGACCCTTGCCAGCGAACTCGACGGATCGGGCACGGGCGTCATCATCACGAGCCGAGGCCCGCCGTCATTTCCGAGGCTGGAGCCTGGCGAAACGCGCTTCGTTCCCCCGGAGTTCATGAAGGCGATGCGGACCGGCCCCCTTGAACCCGGGGAGGGCGATCTTCCGCTGTTCGGCGATTTCGAGATCGTCATGCAGGGCATTAACGGCGACACGCTCACGATCGGGCCGAACCGCCCGCCGCGATTCGCACCCTTCTTCGATCCGAGGATGGCGAGCATCCTGTGTGCCATCCTGCTTGTGGTGATTCTGTCCGCGATAACGTCGCGCCGTGTCCTCGCTCCGCTCAGCCGACTCGTGGATGCCGCCCAGCGTCTCGGCCGCACGCGCGACCCGGTTCCAATCGACACGACCAATCTGAACGAGTTCACCGTCGTCGCCGAGGCGCTGAATGACATGCAGGACCGCATCAAGCGCTTCATCGACGAACGAACGCAGATGCTTGCCGCGATCTCGCATGACCTGCGCTCCTCGCTCACCGGCCTTCGCCTGGATGCCGAGCGGCTGCAGGACGGCGGGACCAAGGACGACCTCATCGCCGCCATGGAGGAGATGGAGCGGATGATTTCGGCGACGCTCACCTTCGCCGGCGACGACCTCAAGGGCGAGCGCGCCGAACGCGTGGATCTCGCGGCGATGCTCATCAGCCTGTGCGATACGTTCTCCGACCGCGGCCGCCCCGCCGAGTATGAGGGACCGGATCACGCCTTTCTCATCTGCCAGCCGACCGCGATGAAACGCGTCTTCGCCAACCTGATCGATAATGCGGTGAAGTACGGCAGCCGCGCGGAGGTTCGGCTGGCGGCGAAGGAGGACGGCGTCGAGGTGACGGTGGCCGATCACGGGCCGGGCATTCCGCCGGGCAAGACGGAGATCGCCTTCCAGCCGTTCCGCCGCCTCGAAGATTCCCGCTGCCCCGAGACGGGCGGCGTCGGCCTCGGCCTCGCCATCGCGCGGGACATCGTGCGAGCCCATGGCGGCGAAATCGCACTGGCGAACAGGCGCGAAGGCGGCCTCAGGGTGCGGGTGTGGCTCCCTGCCGCCAGCGCGTCGTAGGCGGCCTGCAACCTACCGGAAAGCGCGCCGAAAACGCCTCGCGAGCCGATCAGGCGGTTTCGAACCCCGTCAGCCCGAAGCGGCCCGATTTCGGCCAGCCCTTCGGTACGGCCGAGCCAGCAGCCGCGCGCGCGCCCTTGAACTCGTCCAGTTCGGTCACGGTGCGAACACGCCCTGACGTATCGCTGAGCTTGAGGCCCGTCGCCGCCGTGAACACCTGCACATCGGCGAGGCCGCCATCCTTGTATTTCTGGAGGCGAACGCCGCGACCGCGCGTCAATTCGTTCAGCTCGGCGAGCGGGAACACGAGCAACCGGCGGTTCTCGCCGACCACGGCCACCGCATCCCCTTCCGCCGGGCGACACAACAGAGCGCGCTCGCCATCGCCGAGGTTCAGCACCTGCTTGCCCTTGCGCGTCTGCGCGACGACCTCATCCTCGGTCACAACGAAGCCGTTGCCCACACTCGACGCCACGACGAGCTTGCGGCCCGGCTTGTGCACGAAGGTTTCAAGCAGTTCGTCCGCCTCGTCCAGATCGATCATGAGACGCACTGGCTCCCCCTGCCCGCGCCCGCCCGGAAGCTCGCTCGCTTCGAGCGTGTAGAATTTCCCGTTGGTGGCGAACAGCACGATCTTGTCCGTCGTCTGCGCCTTGATCGCGACCTTCAGCACATCGTCCGTCTTGAAGGTAAGCTTGGCGAGATCGCCGTCATGGCCCTTCAGCGCGCGGATCCAGCCCTTCTCCGACAGCACAACCGTCACCGGCTCCTTGTCGATCAGCGCTTCCTCGACGGCCACGTCGATGTCCGGCAGCGCCGCGGTGACGGTCTTCCGTTTGCCGAGCGGCGTCGCCTTGCCGAACTGCTTCTTGATGCCCTTGATCTCGGCCGAAATCCTGTCCCATTGCATCTCGTCGGAGCCCAGAAGCTCGACCAGCCCTTCGCGCTCCGTCGTGAGGCGATCGTTCTCGGCGCGGATTTCGATCTCTTCGAGCTTGCGCAGCGACCGCAGCCGCATGTTGAGGATCGCTTCGGCCTGCACGTCGGTCAGCGCGAAGCGCGCGATCAACGCCGGCTTCGGCTCGTCCTCGTTACGGATGATGCGGATCACTTCGTCGAGGTTCAGATAGGCGATGAGCAGGCCGCCCAGCACTTCGAGCCGGTGATCGATTTCGCGCAACCGATGCTCGGAGCGGCGGCGCAGCACGACGCGGCGATGGTCGAGCCACTCCTGAAGCACCTGCGCGAGGCCCAGCACCTGCGGCACCTGCCCCTTCGACAGCACCGTCATGTTGAGCGGGATGCGCGCCTCAAGCTCGGTCAGGCGGAAAAGCTGCTCCATAAGCAGCGCCGCGTCCACGTTGCGTGATTTCGGCTCGATGACAATGCGGATGTCCTCGGCGCTTTCGTCGTCGATGTCGCCGAGCAGCGGCAGCTTCTTCGCCTGAAGCAGGTCGGCCATCTTCTCGATAAGCCGCGACTTCTGCACGCCATAGGGGATTTCGGTGACGATGATCTGATAGCCGCCGCGCCCCGTGTCCTCGGTATGCCAGCGCGCGCGCAGGCGGAACGAGCCGCGCCCCGTGCGGTAGGCTTCAACGAGGCCCGCCGTGTCGTCCACGAGCACGCCGCCGGTCGGGAAGTCCGGCCCCGGCAGATAGGTGAGCAGCGTCTCGACGCTCGCCTTCGGGTGCTTGATGAGATAAAGCGCCGCGTCGCAAACCTCGTCGGCGTTGTGCGGCGGGATCGACGTTGCCATACCGACCGCGATGCCCGACGAACCGTTCGCGAGCAGGTTCGGGAAGGCGGCGGGCAGCACCACCGGTTCCTCTTCCTCGCCGTCGTAGGTCTCGCGAAAATCGACCGTGTCCTCGTCGATGCCGTCGAGCAGCGCGGCCGCGATGGCCGTCATGCGCGCTTCGGTGTACCGCATCGCGGCCGCGTTATCGCCGTCGATATTGCCGAAATTGCCCTGCCCGTCGACGAGCGGGTAGCGCTGCGAGAAGCTCTGCGCGAGGCGCACCAACGCGTCGTAGACCGACTGATCGCCGTGTGGGTGATATTTACCGATCACGTCGCCTACGACGCGCGCGCATTTCTTGAAGCCGCCCGCCGGGTCGAGCTTCAATTGTCGCATCGCGAACAGCAGGCGGCGGTGCACCGGCTTCAGGCCGTCGCGGACGTCGGGCAACGCGCGATGCATGATGGTGGAGAGCGCGTAGGCGAGGTAGCGCTCTTCGAGCGCGTCCTTCAGCCGGATCGGCTCGATGGGGGGGGGTGCGAGAATCGTTTCGTCGGCCATGGGGAAGAGGTAGCGGGTTCGCAGCGGCGGCTCAAGGGCGGATCAGATTGCCGTCGCTCGAAATGGCGAAGCTATTTCGGCTTATTCTGGATCAGCCGCACCGATATCGGTCCCTCATCTTTTACGGTTAGTCGTTCAGGCGAGAAGTTAACGTTGGATTCTGTATCGAGAGGAAAGAGGTAGAAGGCGGGCATCGCGCGCCCGCCACGTGGCGTCAGAGCCTACGCCCCCGCGCGCACGTAGGATCCCGGCGCGTCCTCGATGGGCGCGTAGCCGTTGCCGCCGGGTTCGCGCGGCGGAACCTTGTCGCCGGCAAGCGCGCCGAGCCACTTCGCGTAATCCGGCCACCACGAACCCGCATATTCCTTCGCGCGCGCCACGAACGCGTCGACGGTCGGGATCGATTTCGGATCGCCGTCCTCAAGGATCCAGTGCTGGTATTTCGACCGGCTGGTGGGGTTGACGACGCCCGCGATGTGCCCCGACCCGGCCAGCACGAAGCGTACCGGCCCGCCGAACAGCTTCGAGCCGACAAGCACCGACTGCGCGGGCGCGATGTGGTCCTCACGCGTGGCGAGTTCATAGATCGGGATCGTCACGCGGGACAGGTCGAGCGGCACGCCGCCGAGCGACAGAAGCCCACGCGCGAGCTTGTTGTCACGATAGAACTCGCGCAGGTAGAAGCTGTGGTTCGCGGGCGGCATGCGCGTCGAATCCGCGTTCCAGTAAAGAAGGTCGAACGGGAACGGCTGCTTGCCGAGCAGGTAATTGTTGACGATGTAGGGCCAGATGAGGTCACGCGGGCGGAGCATATTGAAAACCGCCGACATACGCGCGCCGTCGAGGAAGCCGCGTTCCGCCATCACTTCGTCGAGCGCCTTCAATTGCTCGTCGTCGATGAAGACGAGCAGATCGCCTGCGTGGCTGAAATCGGTTTGCGCCGCGAGGAATGTGGCCGAGGCGATGCGGTCGTCGCCGGTCGCGGCCATATAGGCGAGCGTGCTAGCGAGCAGCGTGCCGCCGACGCAATAGCCGACCGCGTTGGTGCGCGGCTCGCCCGTGATTCGAAGCACCGCCTCGGTCGCGTCGAGCACGCCCTCGCGCATGTAATTCTCGAACGATTTCGAAGCAAGGCTCGCGTCCGGATTGACCCAGGAAACCACAAAGACTGTGAAACCCTGATCGACGACCCATTTGATGAAAGACTTCGGCGGCGTCAGGTCGAGGATGTAATATTTGTTGATCCACGGAGGCACAATCATCAGCGGCACGCGATACACGCTCTCGGTCGACGGCGTGTACTGGATGAGCTGCATGATGTCGTTTTGGTAGACGACCTTCCCCGGCGTGACGGCGAGATTCTTGCCCACCTCGAACGCCGACATGTCGGTCTGTCGGATGCGGAGAAGCTCGCCCGACTGGTTCAGATCTTCGACGAGGTGCTGCATCCCCTCGGCGAGGTTCTGCCCTCCGGTCGAAACCGTGGTGCGGATCACCTCCGGATTGGTGAACGGGAAATTCGAGGGCGAAAGCGCGGTCACGATCTGGTTCAGATAAAAATCCGCGCGCATCTTCGCATGTTTATCGACGGTCGACGCGTTTTCGACGAGATCGCCCGCCCATTTTCCGGTCAGGAGATAGGCCTGCTTCAGGAAATCGAAAAACGCGTTATCGGACCACTCCTTGTCCTTGAAGCGCGGATCGCTGGGAGCCGGCTCGATCAGCGGCTTGACCTCTTCGCCAAGGAAACGCTGATAGGTTCGCCCCCAAAGATCGATGAGATCCTCGTTAAGCTTCGCCTGGGCTGCGGCAAGCTTCTGCGGATCGTTCATCCAATATTGCGCGATCGGCGCGAAAATCTTGCCGATGTCCGCCATTCCGCCCGCAACCGTGAAAGCTCCAGAGCGCTTGTCCTTGTCCTCGTAGATTTTCGCGACGGCCTGCCCGCTTGCCTCGAAGGCGCGAAGAAGGTTCGTCGCGAATTGCTCCGGAGACTGAAGGCCCGGCAAAGGTCTGGATGGCGCCGGGCCGCTTGCGGCTTCTCGCTTGTCGCCTTTTTGACGCTTGTCTGACATCCGTGCGTAGCTCTCCCAAACCGCAAAGTTATTCTTGCGTCCTTTTGCGCCCGTTGAATCGAGCATGGACCAATAATATAACATTCTGGCGTCGTTTGGTGAGGGGCTAAAGGCATTTCTTAGCCCGCTGCAATAGTCCTCCGACTAAGTACGCACTATAGCGCTTCGTGCGCGCATGTCCCGCTTCCGCGTTGTCGTCATATCAGCCATGACTCGACGCGATGGCGACTTAAAATCGTCGCAGGAGCGCGACCAGCTTGCCTTGGATTTTCACGCGGTCTGGACCGAAAATCCGTGTCTCGTAAGCCGGGTTGGCGGGTTCGAGAGCAATCGATTGTCCACGCTTGCGAAGCCGCTTCAGCGTGGCCTCCTCGTCGTCGATGAGCGCGACCACGATATCCCCGCTCTCGGCAGCCGCCGTCTTTTTCAGAACGACGGTATCGCCCTCTTGAATGCCGGCCTCAATCATCGAATCGCCGCGTACTTCAAGCGCGAAATGATCGCCCGTCGAAAGGTATTCGGGCGGCATGACGAGAACGTGGCTGTGGTCCTCGATGGCCGAGCGGGGCACGCCCGCCGCGATGCGGCCCATGACGGGAACCGAAATGCCGCCATCGTCACGGTCGCGGATGAAAGGAGCCTGCGGTGCTTCTTCGAAAGACGAGCGGCGCGCCCCCTCGATCACGGTTGGCATGAAGCCTCGCCTTCGGTCGGCTTCAAACCCGACGCGGCGCTCCGGCATCTTCATCACCTCAAGCGCGCGAGCGCGGTGCGGAAGCCGTCGGATGAAGCCGCGCTCTTCCAGCGCCATGATGAGGCGATGAATACCAGACTTGGATTTGAGGTGCAGCGCCTCCTTCATTTCGTCGAACGACGGAGGAACGCCGGTCGCTTCAATGCGCTCGTTGATATAGAGAAGGAGTTGCTTTTGCTTCGGTGTCAGCATGGGCGGCCCGGTTGTGGCGAAGGACTTGTACAAACCAAGAACACCAATAAGCGTTCTCATTAAGTTCCGCAAGGGAAAAGGGCACTTTTGCAACCCGCCCTGCACAGATGGGAATCTGTAGCCTCCCGAGATTTCCCAATGGCTAATTCGCCTTTCATGGCACGAATTTCGGGAAAGAATGATGTCTTTGCGCGAAGCGGAAGATCAGCGATAGCCACGATTCATGCGAACCTGACTGCGATGGACGACGCGTTCTCCGTCTTCTCTTTTCAATCCGGCGAAGATGAAGGTCGATAGAATCGTCATGATCCCGAGGACGATGAAGGCTTCGTGAAGACCGAAGCCCATCATTGCCTTTTCACGCGAAGGCGCATGTTCTGGAATGAAGAACGCCGTGATAAGCCCCGCCGCCGCGATGCCGAAACTGATGGAAAGTTCCTGAGCGGTGCTTGCAATCGAGCCCGCGCTGCTTGTCTTGTGCTGGTCCATATCGGCATAGGCCATGCTGTTCATCGTCGTATACTGCAACGAGCTGAACGCGCCGTAGAGGGAGGCCTGCAACACGATGAGCCAGACGGGGGTGTATGGCCCCACGGTTGCGAACAGCATCAGGAGCGCCCCGAGAATGATCGTGTTCGACGTGAGCATGTTGCGATAGCCGAGGCGGTCGAGAATGCGGGACAGCGCAAGCTTCGCAAGAATGCCGCCGATAGCCTGGGGCATGATGAGCAGTCCCGACTGCATCGGCGTGAAGCCCAGCGGGATCTGGTAGAGGAGCGGCAGAAGGAAGGGCACGCCGCCAACGCCGAGGCGGGTGAAGAAGCTGCCGCTGACGGAGATGCGGAACGTGCGGATGCGGAACAGGCCAAGCTCAAGCAGCGGCCAACGTGTCCGCAGCGAATGATATCCGTAGGCGAGGATGAGGGCGACGGAAACCGCCAGAAGCGCGATGGTTTGGGATGGCGTCAGGATATGCTCGCCGAAGATCTCCAGCACGTAGGACATCAAGGCGACGCCTGCCCCGAAAAGCAGGAAGCCCTTTATGTCGGGTGGCCTTTTCTCTTCGCGATAATCGGGCAGATAACGGGCGACAAGGATAAGGCCGAGAATGCCAATCGGCACGTTCACGAAAAATATGAAGCTCCAATGGAGGTGAGCGACCATGAAGCCGCCCACCGTCGGGCCGATGACCGGGCCGATCCAGCCGGGAATGGTGACGAGGCTCAGGATGCGGATGAACTCGGTTCGATCGAACGTCCGCACCAGCGTCAGCCGACCCACGGGCACCATCATCGCGCCGCCGCACCCCTGAAGGATCCGGCAGGCGATGAGCATGTACATATTTTGCGAGAGCCCGGCGAGCAAAGACGCCAGCGTGAACAGCCCGATTGCCCCCGCGAACACGCGGCGCGTCCCGAAACGGTCCGCCATCCAACCGCTGATCGGGATGAAAATCGCCAGACTAAGCGTGTAACTCGCCAGCACGGCTTTCATGCTGAGCGGGGGCACGTCCATCGCTTTCGCGATCACCGGCACCGCCGTGTTGAGGATGGTCGTGTCGAGCGATTCCATGAAATACGCGACCGCGACCAGCCACGGCAGCAGCCGCTTGACCGCGTCGGATGGCGGCTCTGGGCATGTGCCACTCGTGTCGGTTCGACGAGTTCTTACCTGATCGTCCATAGGCCTGGCTGTTCTTGCTGGCAAAGCCGGATCAAAAGATCATAGACAGGCCGTATAGTAAAGTTTACAAGCTAAGCTTTAACGAGAAGCAATATTGCTAATGTCCTTATTCATATCCAAACAGTATTGTGATGCGCATTTTGATTTGCGTTTTTATTTATGGTGAACGGGCTCCGATTAGAATCGAGAGATTGGAAAGCTACAACGTTGGCCTTCCGGCGTTGAGCAGAAGGTTCAGATGCACATCGACTCGCCACTCGTTCTAGACCGCTATGAGGCTCGGATCGAAGAGTTCGACCGGCTGTTCATCGACGCATCGCTGGCGCAGGTTCATCCCCTGATCCGCAGTTGGGGCGCCGACGCCACCGAAGTGGAGTTGCATGAGACACAACGCAACGCAATCCGCGCGCTCGTGGAAAGCGGCGAGCGGATGGCGCGAGCCTCGCGCCATCGCCTATCGCTGCCGATAAGCCGCCTTATCGAAATCGAAGGCCACCGGCTGATTGCGACCCTCAACATGCAAAACGCGGCGGACGAACGCCCGTTCATCTGCCTTTTCCGCTCGACCATTCCGCCGGGCACGATCCCGGACTGGTCACGCCTGAAGCGACGGCTTCTCCATCGCTTTGCCGCGTTCGAGCCGAGGGCGGTTCTTTTCTTTCATCCGTCCCACCTCCCCCTCATCGCGGAAACTGCGGGCATCGACGATCACCTCCTCGCCGCTCCTGCTCGTGAAATCGCCGGGATGCCGAAGGCCGTGGGTTCCGAGCGCGTCTTCCTGAAACGAAGCACAAGCCTCGCGTTCTACCCGCGTTACAAGGCCGTCTACGAAGCGACCTATGTCGAGCGGCCAGAGCTACGCGGCGAGGTGCGAACCGAGACCGAGGGCAGCCTCGCCTATTGTCTCCGGCGCGGCTTCCTTTTCGAAATCTTCGTCGATGGCAAATGGGCAGGCGTCGTTGCGGCGAAGTGGCGGACGCTCGTCGGCATCCGTGGCGTCTTCATGGTCGAGATCGTGCTGGCAGGGGATGTGCGCGGGCAACGGCTCGGCCCAGCGGTCCACCAGCTTTTCGCCGAAGCCGTTGCGCAGGCGGAGCCGGGCGCGGTCATCATCGGCACGATTTCGGCGAAAAATCCGTGGTCACTCAAGGCCGCGCTGCGGGCCGGGCGGATCGAGATCGGCGCATGGCATTGGGTCGATTTGTGATTGCTGAGGCTTCGCTATTCGATCTCGACGCCGATCCAACCCAACAATTCGTTGGCTCTGCGTTGAGCGGCGCCGCAGGTCTTCCCCGACACGCAAAATTCGACGAGATAGGCTTCGCGGTCCATCCGGTCGATTTCGCCCCCCTCAGGCACAAGCTTCCTGACGAAAACGCAGTCGGTCTGTTGCCGCACCTTGTCGATCCCGCGGTAGCGCCTCACCCTGCCCGACCTTTCCGGCTGCACCACGACGGTAACGAAGCTCCGGTTGACGCGAACCTTGTCGAGCACGGCCTTGATGCCAAGCTCATGCAGATTGACCGCGTGAATCGAAGCGACAAGGTCTGCAATCGAGCCGCCGCCAACCCTTGGATTGAACTCGACCGGCTTCATCCTGGCCGATCCCTTCAGTTCGATATGAAAGGGCGAATGCTCGAATTCCAGAACGCGAAGGAGCGACGAAACGCACTCCATGGCCTTTTCATTCGGATGATTGTTGCTGACGAGATATTCGAGGTCGCGGAAAACCGGCTCCTCCACCCTCCTCGTCTTCCGTTGCGCCACGAAATACGCGATGCCGCCGTCCGAAGTAGCGAAGCCTTCCATGCTCCGTTCCGTGCCTTCGATATAGGCCTCGACAAGCACGAAGTCGTTCACCGGGCGACGGCAGGCGAACTCCAGAAAGGGCGCGGCGACCCTGTCCCCGAACATGCCGCGCTGCAAGGCCAGCGCTTTCTCGGCGGCGCGCCCGAGATTGCGCTCGAACGCATCGTCGTTTTCGACATGGGTCACGCCGAATCCGCCCGAGCCGACCACGGGCTTCACGATCAGGCGGCCGCTCCGCTCGGCCAAAGCGCGCAACGGCGGAAATTTGCCCGGCCGTTCGATGTATCGGCGCGGCAGGAGAACATAGGGAACGTGATGTTCGGAATTCCGCAAAAGGAACCGCAAATTGGGCTTCACCGATGTCTTGACGATGAGCGAGGGCGGAACCCCGGCGGCTGAGGGAAACGCTCGCCGAAGATCGAGGTAGCAGAGCCACATACGGTCCTGCCCGTTGAGGATGGCCCTGACGTGGATGCGCCCGCCGCCGAGGACGCGCCCCATGCGGCGGATTTCGTCGACCAGCGCGCGGTGATCGCGGTTCACGTTGCCCGACCGCAGGATCAGCGCCTCGGGCAGCCAGTCGCTGTAATCGGCACCGCCGCGGTTAAGGACCACGATCGGTATCAGAGCCGCTGCCTTGGCCGCCTGGATCGCGGGGACAACCTCGCCAAGCGCGTCGTAGCCAAGTATCAGGGCCACATCCACAGCCATGTTCCGCTCTCTGCGTCAGCTTCGAAGGGCGCACGATGCGCGAAATTTCCTTCGATTTCGATAGTCTCACCTTATGTGAACGCCGACGGCCGCCAGAAGCGGGATGAGCAGCCCGCCGAGCAGCGCCTCGCCCGCGATCATTCCCGAGGCCACGGTGATCGCATAACGGTCGTAGGTTTGCCGGTGGAAACGCCTCCAGACGAAGCCCGCTACGCCGCCAAGCGCTATGGGAATGTTCAACTCCCCCGGAAGGATGAGCGCGAAACCGAACCCGGTCACGCTCGGTATCCAGCCGACCCATGCCCGGTCTGACAATTCCCTGATGACGCTGACGACGATCCCCGCAATCCCGGCGATAATGGTCGCAAGCAGCGCATATTCCGGCAGTGCTTCGATGCCCTTGGAAAGCAGCACCGCCATGTTCGCGATCTTGAGCCCCGTGGGCGCGACGAGGCCATCGCCGCCAAGGCCGTATTTCTCGATGAGGATGGGATACATGATCGCGACGGCGGCCGCGCCGATGGGAACGGTCGCAATCTGCACATAGGTGAGAATCTGCGGCGAGGAGCCGATTATCCTGCCGGTCCTGTAATCCTGGATCATCCCTTCGGATTGCGAGGTTATGTTTCCGGCGATGCCCGCCGCGATCAGGTTAGAGCTGATATGCGTCGGCCAGAAGACCGCGAACAGCGCCTGAAGCGCGTTTGCCATCGCCGAAACGGGACCGATATTGGTCTCTCCCTGCACGCGCATGCCTATGAGCATCAGCGGCAAAGACGCCAGCACCGCGACGAATGTCTGGAGATACGACATCTGGAAGAACGCATGCTGGATCACGGCGAGCAGGATTGTCAGGCACACGGCGCTGACGGCGACGGCTCTCAGCGGTATGTCCTT of Rhodomicrobium vannielii ATCC 17100 contains these proteins:
- the lexA gene encoding transcriptional repressor LexA gives rise to the protein MLTPKQKQLLLYINERIEATGVPPSFDEMKEALHLKSKSGIHRLIMALEERGFIRRLPHRARALEVMKMPERRVGFEADRRRGFMPTVIEGARRSSFEEAPQAPFIRDRDDGGISVPVMGRIAAGVPRSAIEDHSHVLVMPPEYLSTGDHFALEVRGDSMIEAGIQEGDTVVLKKTAAAESGDIVVALIDDEEATLKRLRKRGQSIALEPANPAYETRIFGPDRVKIQGKLVALLRRF
- the parC gene encoding DNA topoisomerase IV subunit A → MADETILAPPPIEPIRLKDALEERYLAYALSTIMHRALPDVRDGLKPVHRRLLFAMRQLKLDPAGGFKKCARVVGDVIGKYHPHGDQSVYDALVRLAQSFSQRYPLVDGQGNFGNIDGDNAAAMRYTEARMTAIAAALLDGIDEDTVDFRETYDGEEEEPVVLPAAFPNLLANGSSGIAVGMATSIPPHNADEVCDAALYLIKHPKASVETLLTYLPGPDFPTGGVLVDDTAGLVEAYRTGRGSFRLRARWHTEDTGRGGYQIIVTEIPYGVQKSRLIEKMADLLQAKKLPLLGDIDDESAEDIRIVIEPKSRNVDAALLMEQLFRLTELEARIPLNMTVLSKGQVPQVLGLAQVLQEWLDHRRVVLRRRSEHRLREIDHRLEVLGGLLIAYLNLDEVIRIIRNEDEPKPALIARFALTDVQAEAILNMRLRSLRKLEEIEIRAENDRLTTEREGLVELLGSDEMQWDRISAEIKGIKKQFGKATPLGKRKTVTAALPDIDVAVEEALIDKEPVTVVLSEKGWIRALKGHDGDLAKLTFKTDDVLKVAIKAQTTDKIVLFATNGKFYTLEASELPGGRGQGEPVRLMIDLDEADELLETFVHKPGRKLVVASSVGNGFVVTEDEVVAQTRKGKQVLNLGDGERALLCRPAEGDAVAVVGENRRLLVFPLAELNELTRGRGVRLQKYKDGGLADVQVFTAATGLKLSDTSGRVRTVTELDEFKGARAAAGSAVPKGWPKSGRFGLTGFETA
- a CDS encoding DHA2 family efflux MFS transporter permease subunit, with amino-acid sequence MDDQVRTRRTDTSGTCPEPPSDAVKRLLPWLVAVAYFMESLDTTILNTAVPVIAKAMDVPPLSMKAVLASYTLSLAIFIPISGWMADRFGTRRVFAGAIGLFTLASLLAGLSQNMYMLIACRILQGCGGAMMVPVGRLTLVRTFDRTEFIRILSLVTIPGWIGPVIGPTVGGFMVAHLHWSFIFFVNVPIGILGLILVARYLPDYREEKRPPDIKGFLLFGAGVALMSYVLEIFGEHILTPSQTIALLAVSVALILAYGYHSLRTRWPLLELGLFRIRTFRISVSGSFFTRLGVGGVPFLLPLLYQIPLGFTPMQSGLLIMPQAIGGILAKLALSRILDRLGYRNMLTSNTIILGALLMLFATVGPYTPVWLIVLQASLYGAFSSLQYTTMNSMAYADMDQHKTSSAGSIASTAQELSISFGIAAAGLITAFFIPEHAPSREKAMMGFGLHEAFIVLGIMTILSTFIFAGLKREDGERVVHRSQVRMNRGYR
- a CDS encoding ATP-grasp domain-containing protein; the encoded protein is MAVDVALILGYDALGEVVPAIQAAKAAALIPIVVLNRGGADYSDWLPEALILRSGNVNRDHRALVDEIRRMGRVLGGGRIHVRAILNGQDRMWLCYLDLRRAFPSAAGVPPSLIVKTSVKPNLRFLLRNSEHHVPYVLLPRRYIERPGKFPPLRALAERSGRLIVKPVVGSGGFGVTHVENDDAFERNLGRAAEKALALQRGMFGDRVAAPFLEFACRRPVNDFVLVEAYIEGTERSMEGFATSDGGIAYFVAQRKTRRVEEPVFRDLEYLVSNNHPNEKAMECVSSLLRVLEFEHSPFHIELKGSARMKPVEFNPRVGGGSIADLVASIHAVNLHELGIKAVLDKVRVNRSFVTVVVQPERSGRVRRYRGIDKVRQQTDCVFVRKLVPEGGEIDRMDREAYLVEFCVSGKTCGAAQRRANELLGWIGVEIE
- a CDS encoding sensor histidine kinase gives rise to the protein MRLPSLRPRFSLGTRIAITTLIALIAVQALNSAVFFLMPRPPVTVYSARWLIAEVTETTRAVFAVPEAERQVAAREFATRTGLEIRWHPREMAPPPPPPDFPLTGRRSFHERIRATLASELDGSGTGVIITSRGPPSFPRLEPGETRFVPPEFMKAMRTGPLEPGEGDLPLFGDFEIVMQGINGDTLTIGPNRPPRFAPFFDPRMASILCAILLVVILSAITSRRVLAPLSRLVDAAQRLGRTRDPVPIDTTNLNEFTVVAEALNDMQDRIKRFIDERTQMLAAISHDLRSSLTGLRLDAERLQDGGTKDDLIAAMEEMERMISATLTFAGDDLKGERAERVDLAAMLISLCDTFSDRGRPAEYEGPDHAFLICQPTAMKRVFANLIDNAVKYGSRAEVRLAAKEDGVEVTVADHGPGIPPGKTEIAFQPFRRLEDSRCPETGGVGLGLAIARDIVRAHGGEIALANRREGGLRVRVWLPAASAS
- a CDS encoding PHA/PHB synthase family protein, with the translated sequence MSDKRQKGDKREAASGPAPSRPLPGLQSPEQFATNLLRAFEASGQAVAKIYEDKDKRSGAFTVAGGMADIGKIFAPIAQYWMNDPQKLAAAQAKLNEDLIDLWGRTYQRFLGEEVKPLIEPAPSDPRFKDKEWSDNAFFDFLKQAYLLTGKWAGDLVENASTVDKHAKMRADFYLNQIVTALSPSNFPFTNPEVIRTTVSTGGQNLAEGMQHLVEDLNQSGELLRIRQTDMSAFEVGKNLAVTPGKVVYQNDIMQLIQYTPSTESVYRVPLMIVPPWINKYYILDLTPPKSFIKWVVDQGFTVFVVSWVNPDASLASKSFENYMREGVLDATEAVLRITGEPRTNAVGYCVGGTLLASTLAYMAATGDDRIASATFLAAQTDFSHAGDLLVFIDDEQLKALDEVMAERGFLDGARMSAVFNMLRPRDLIWPYIVNNYLLGKQPFPFDLLYWNADSTRMPPANHSFYLREFYRDNKLARGLLSLGGVPLDLSRVTIPIYELATREDHIAPAQSVLVGSKLFGGPVRFVLAGSGHIAGVVNPTSRSKYQHWILEDGDPKSIPTVDAFVARAKEYAGSWWPDYAKWLGALAGDKVPPREPGGNGYAPIEDAPGSYVRAGA